From Triticum urartu cultivar G1812 chromosome 2, Tu2.1, whole genome shotgun sequence, a single genomic window includes:
- the LOC125534252 gene encoding dehydration-responsive element-binding protein 2C-like, whose product MKQTPAPADQQQNRRRCCPLRRSRKGCMKGKGGPENQRCPFRGVRQRTWGRWVSEIREPNRGARLWLGTFATALDAARAYDAAARALYGDCARLNLAAPPLPPMTATVPLPHAQEQQPPAHSTDTNNTTALCYSSSTSTVSTTTPTNLGTFDIEWSYYNAAGALELGDFEAYVAGLPKAEDFGLEGFQEVMGD is encoded by the coding sequence ATGAAGCAAACGCCGGCGCCGGCGGACCAGCAGCAGAATAGGCGGCGGTGCTGCCCGCTCCGACGATCGCGCAAGGGGTGCATGAAGGGCAAGGGAGGGCCTGAAAACCAGCGATGCCCCTTCCGCGGCGTCCGCCAGCGCACCTGGGGTAGGTGGGTGTCCGAGATCCGTGAGCCCAACCGCGGCGCCCGCCTCTGGCTTGGCACGTTCGCCACTGCGCTCGATGCCGCACGCGCATATGATGCTGCGGCAAGGGCGCTCTATGGTGACTGCGCACGCCTCAACCTGGCAGCACCTCCCCTTCCTCCCATGACCGCGACAGTTCCTCTCCCTCATGCGCAAGAGCAACAGCCTCCGGCTCATAGCACCGACACCAACAACACCACTGCACTGTGCTACTCCTCCTCAACCTCAACAGTGTCGACGACAACCCCCACTAACTTGGGCACATTTGACATTGAGTGGTCCTATTACAACGCGGCGGGGGCGTTAGAGTTGGGGGACTTCGAGGCATATGTGGCGGGGCTTCCCAAGGCGGAAGACTTTGGGTTGGAGGGGTTTCAGGAGGTGATGGGCGATTAA